Sequence from the Pirellulales bacterium genome:
CATTCGCTACGGGCGACGGTCGCCGCGCCGGCCCGCATCCGCTACGACGACCGGCGATATGTCGAAGTCACTGTCGCCGCCTCGGGCATCATCTCCGCCATCGGCGCCAAGCCGGGCGACGCGGTCCAGGCGGGTGCGATGCTCGCTCTCGTCATCAGTCCCGAGGTCGCCCAAGCGCGGGCCGAGGTGCTGCGCAGGTCGGCGAACCGCGACCTCGCCCAACTCAAAGACCGCCGCGCTTCGGCCGTCGAACGGGGCGTGTCGACCTTGCTCGCCGCCGTTCACGCTCGGACCTCGCCCGAGGAGATCGCCCGGCAAGTCGAGGCCGTCGAACTGGGCGCGTATCGGCAAAGCATTCTGGCTCGGTACGCCTCGGCGCGGCAGGCGGCGCTGCTGCGAACCGAGGCGAGCGACCCGGAGTTGGCCTCGGCGCTGCCGGGGCGAGAGGTCCAGCAACGCCGCATTTCCGCGACGACCGCCCAAGCCGACCTCGAATCGGTTCTCGATTCGGCAGCCTACGAGGCGCAACTTGACGCGCTCACCGCCGCCAACGAACTTGCCGACGCCGAGCGACAAGTCGCGATCAGCCGGCAATACCTCGCGGCCCTCCTCGGCAACGGCGGCGACGAAGGGCGCGCGATCGGCGAATCGCAGTTGGCGGAACTCGAGGTGCGGGCTCCGATCGCGGGGACGGTCCAGTCGCGGGCCTTCTCGGCGAGCGAACGGGTCGCCCCCGGCGACGCGTTGTTCGTCGTCGCCGACACCTCGACGGTATGGGTCGAGGCGGACATCCGCGACCGGCAGGCCGGCGCCCTGGCCCTGAAACCCGGGGACGAGGTCGAAGTTCTTGTCGGTGGCGCCGGCGGCAAGGCGTTGCCGGCCCAGGTTCACTACGCCGGCGGCGAGGTCGGCGTCGAATCGCACGCCGTGTCGCTCGTGGCCGTTCTCGACAACCCGCGGGGCGATCTGCGGCCGGGGCAGTTCGTCGAAGTGGCGGCGCCTGTCGGCGCCGAGCGGCGCTGCCTTGCCGTTCCCGAAGCGGCGATCATCGAACATGAGGGGCGGGTCTTCGTCTTTGTCGAGACCGCGCCCGGCGAGTTCTCCGCGGTCGACGTCGTCGTCGGGCTGCACTCGCAAGAGTGGGTCGAAGTCACCGCGGGACTGAAGACCGGCGAACGGGTCGTCGTCGCGGGGGCGTTCGCGCTGAAGTCCATGCAATTGCTCGATCAATTGCAGGATTGAGTCGCAGTCGGTCTGTCCTGTCGCTCCTGATTGGTTCCTGTCGCCCAGGCGTCGCCCCATGCTTGCCAAACTTATCGAATTCGCGCTCGACAACCGGTTCCTGGTGCTCGTGGGGACGTTGCTGACGGCGATCGCCGGCGCCGTGGCGGCGATCCATCTGCCGATCGACGCCGTGCCCGACATGACGAACGTGCAGGTGACGATCATCACCAGCGCCGGGTCGCTCTCGCCGATCGAAGTCGAGCGATACGTCACTTACCCGGTCGAGTCGACCATGGGAGGACTGCCCAAGGTCGAGCAACTGCGGAGCGTCTCGAGGTTCGGCATCTCGGTCGTCACGGTCGTGTTCCGCGAGGGGACGAACATCTACTGGGCTCGGCAACAGGTCTCCGAACGGCTCCCCGCTGCGGCGGCGCTCATTCCGGCCGGCTACGGGTCGCCCGAGTTGGGACCGCTGACGACGGCGCTTGGAGAAATTCTCCAATTCGAGGTCCGCGGCGAGGGCTACGACGCGATGCAGCTTCGTTCGATTCTGGAGTGGGAGATTGCCCCGCGGCTCCGCCAGGTCGCGGGGGTGACGGAGATCAACTCTCACGGCGGCTTTCTCAAGTCGTTCGAGGTGCAGCCCGATCCCAAGTTGCTGGCGAGTTTCGGACTGTCGCTGGCCGACGTCGTCGCAGCGATTGAGGCGAACAACGTCGCCGCCGGCGGGGGCTATGCGGTGCACCACCAGGAGCAGCGGTTCATCCGCGGCCAGGCCTTGCTCGCCGGCCCCGCAGACATCGGCGCCGTCGTCGTTCGCCGACCGGCCGCGGGGACGCCGATCTTGATCCGCGACGTGGCGACGGTCGTCACGGCCCCGGTAACGCGCCAGGGGGCGGTTACCCGCGACGGTCGCGGCGAGGCGGTCGTCGGGCTCGTGATGATGCTCGTCGGCGAGAACTCCCGCGACGTCGTCGCACGGGTCAAAGAGCGACTCGCCGAGATCGGCCCGACGTTGCCCCAGGGGATCGAGGCGGAAATCATCTACGACCGGGCTTCGCTCATCGGCCGGACGCTCCAGACGGTCGTCAAGAACCTCGTCGAGGGGGGAGCGCTGGTGATCCTCGTGCTCCTGGTCATGCTCGGCAGCCTCAAGGCGGGGCTCATCACGGCGCTGGCCATTCCGCTGTCGATGCTCTTCGCCACGAACTTGATGCAGGCGTTCGGCGTCACGGCGAGTCTGATGAGCCTGGGGGCGATCGACTTCGGACTGATCGTCGACTCGTCGGTGATCATGGTCGAGAACTGCATGCACCGCCTCGCGCACAACCACGCGGGTCGATCGCGGCTCGCGGTGATTCGCGACGCCGCGATCGAGGTCCGCAAGCCGACGATGTTCGGCGAACTGATCATCGCGGTCGTTTACCTGCCGATCCTGCTCTTGGAGGGGACCGAGGGGAAGCTGTTCCGCCCGATGGCGCTGACGGTGCTGTTCGCCCTGCTGGGATCGCTCGTGCTGTCGATGACCTTCATGCCGGCGATGGCGTCCCTGGCGCTCCCGCGGACCATGTCGGACGTCGAGCCGCGACTGGTCCGGTGGATCAAGCGGTTTTATCGCCCCGCGGCGAACTGGGCGATTCTGCATCCTCGGGGGACCGCAGCGGCCGCGTGCCTCGTGCTGCTGGCGAGCGTCCCCGTCGGGTGGCGACTCGGCGCCGAGTTCATGCCGCGGCTTGAAGAGGGGGATCTGCTCGTCGAAGCCGTCCGGCTGCCCAGCGCC
This genomic interval carries:
- a CDS encoding efflux RND transporter periplasmic adaptor subunit — encoded protein: MKSHSMPCADSGCQGETTWFSMPSPASVVSASVVWALIAAQASLAGDASKLALSPAGVAAAGIVVAPVEIHSLRATVAAPARIRYDDRRYVEVTVAASGIISAIGAKPGDAVQAGAMLALVISPEVAQARAEVLRRSANRDLAQLKDRRASAVERGVSTLLAAVHARTSPEEIARQVEAVELGAYRQSILARYASARQAALLRTEASDPELASALPGREVQQRRISATTAQADLESVLDSAAYEAQLDALTAANELADAERQVAISRQYLAALLGNGGDEGRAIGESQLAELEVRAPIAGTVQSRAFSASERVAPGDALFVVADTSTVWVEADIRDRQAGALALKPGDEVEVLVGGAGGKALPAQVHYAGGEVGVESHAVSLVAVLDNPRGDLRPGQFVEVAAPVGAERRCLAVPEAAIIEHEGRVFVFVETAPGEFSAVDVVVGLHSQEWVEVTAGLKTGERVVVAGAFALKSMQLLDQLQD
- a CDS encoding efflux RND transporter permease subunit, encoding MLAKLIEFALDNRFLVLVGTLLTAIAGAVAAIHLPIDAVPDMTNVQVTIITSAGSLSPIEVERYVTYPVESTMGGLPKVEQLRSVSRFGISVVTVVFREGTNIYWARQQVSERLPAAAALIPAGYGSPELGPLTTALGEILQFEVRGEGYDAMQLRSILEWEIAPRLRQVAGVTEINSHGGFLKSFEVQPDPKLLASFGLSLADVVAAIEANNVAAGGGYAVHHQEQRFIRGQALLAGPADIGAVVVRRPAAGTPILIRDVATVVTAPVTRQGAVTRDGRGEAVVGLVMMLVGENSRDVVARVKERLAEIGPTLPQGIEAEIIYDRASLIGRTLQTVVKNLVEGGALVILVLLVMLGSLKAGLITALAIPLSMLFATNLMQAFGVTASLMSLGAIDFGLIVDSSVIMVENCMHRLAHNHAGRSRLAVIRDAAIEVRKPTMFGELIIAVVYLPILLLEGTEGKLFRPMALTVLFALLGSLVLSMTFMPAMASLALPRTMSDVEPRLVRWIKRFYRPAANWAILHPRGTAAAACLVLLASVPVGWRLGAEFMPRLEEGDLLVEAVRLPSASLEGAIAMSTQIERTLLEFPEVKTVFSKTGRPEIANDVMGVHQTDVWILLHDRRDWPAGQSREALIDRMSARLADEVPGVAFGFTQPIEMRVDELVAGVKADVAALLYGDDLSILAEKSKEIERILRGLAGAADVRADFQANLTTITVQPDRAKLAQYGLTAEQVMAVVESLGGVTTGTVFEGRTRAPIVVRLPAEWRSDVDRIGRLTVAHAGGKPTPLSEVADVRVEETPPSVEHDANRRRTFVSANCRGRDVASFVADAQRAVAAEVDLPPGYELRWGGDFENLQSASRRLAIITPIVLLLIFLLLHTTFKSTSLALLIFLAVPIAASGGVFALAARGLPFSISAGVGFVALFGVAVLNGLVWVSAAETTRRTGAPVAQAAHETALSRLRPVLMTALVASLGFLPMALSRGDGAEMQRPLATVVIGGLITSTLLTALVVPAIYPWFAPRAAADRGEQ